In Erythrobacter sp. F6033, a single genomic region encodes these proteins:
- a CDS encoding heme exporter protein CcmB yields the protein MIGALLKRDLGKFFPFAGGGAALPVVFFVAVAMLYPFAVGPDQDLLGRTGGGIVWIAALLAAILPLEKLVAQDIELGTFDQLRLRGLTEEIMMAVRLLAHWLSFGPPLILAAFPAAALLALDGPSLHLLLLGLLVGTPGLAAIGLIIAALTASLRAGAALSGLMLIPLALPILIFGAGALARQDQASLGFVAAISLALVAIAPFAAGAAIRAAREV from the coding sequence ATGATCGGCGCGCTGCTGAAACGCGATCTGGGCAAATTCTTCCCCTTCGCAGGCGGCGGCGCTGCCCTGCCCGTGGTGTTCTTTGTCGCGGTGGCGATGCTTTATCCGTTCGCCGTGGGGCCAGATCAGGATTTGCTGGGACGCACTGGCGGCGGAATAGTCTGGATCGCCGCGCTGCTCGCCGCGATCCTGCCGCTCGAAAAGCTGGTGGCGCAGGACATAGAGCTTGGCACGTTTGACCAGCTGCGCCTGCGCGGGCTGACCGAAGAGATCATGATGGCGGTGCGGCTTCTCGCCCACTGGCTCAGCTTTGGCCCGCCGCTGATCCTCGCCGCTTTCCCCGCTGCTGCCCTGCTTGCGCTGGACGGGCCGAGCTTGCATCTTCTGCTGCTCGGATTGCTCGTGGGCACGCCGGGTCTTGCAGCCATCGGCCTAATCATCGCCGCGCTCACCGCGTCGCTTCGCGCAGGCGCTGCTCTGTCTGGCCTGATGCTGATCCCGCTGGCCCTGCCAATCCTCATTTTCGGCGCAGGGGCACTGGCGCGTCAGGACCAGGCCAGTCTCGGCTTTGTAGCTGCGATCAGTCTAGCGCTGGTGGCGATTGCTCCCTTCGCCGCAGGGGCCGCGATTAGGGCTGCAAGGGAGGTTTAG
- the rimK gene encoding 30S ribosomal protein S6--L-glutamate ligase: MKIAMLARNPKLYSHKRLVDAAEQRGHTLDILNTTRCTVNIASHRPTITYEGETLTGYDAVIPRIGASITQYGLAVLRQFEMQGVWPLNESVAIGRSRDKLRSMQIFSKHGLGLPLTAYANDPKQAEEIIKAVNGPPVVIKLLEGTQGIGVVLAETMSSAKSVVEAFRGANVNILVQEFIKEAGGTDIRALVVGGKVVAAMKRTGAADDFRSNLHRGGSAQVIKITPEERSTAVRAAKHMGLNVCGVDMLRSNHGPVIMEVNSSPGLEGIETATGKDVAGQIIDFIAGNAKAGATKTKGKG, from the coding sequence ATGAAAATCGCAATGCTTGCCCGCAACCCGAAACTGTATTCGCATAAACGTCTGGTTGATGCGGCCGAACAGCGCGGGCACACCCTCGATATTCTCAACACCACACGCTGCACCGTGAACATCGCGAGCCACCGCCCGACGATCACATATGAAGGCGAAACGCTGACCGGATATGACGCCGTGATCCCCCGTATCGGAGCGTCGATTACGCAATATGGCTTGGCGGTTTTGCGCCAGTTTGAAATGCAGGGCGTCTGGCCGCTGAACGAAAGCGTCGCCATCGGGCGCAGCCGCGACAAGCTGCGCAGCATGCAGATCTTCTCGAAACATGGCCTCGGCCTTCCGCTAACTGCTTATGCCAATGATCCGAAGCAGGCGGAGGAAATCATCAAAGCGGTGAACGGCCCGCCGGTGGTCATCAAACTGCTTGAGGGCACGCAGGGCATCGGCGTTGTTCTTGCCGAAACCATGTCGAGCGCGAAATCCGTGGTCGAGGCATTTCGCGGCGCGAATGTGAACATTCTGGTGCAGGAATTTATCAAGGAAGCGGGCGGAACAGACATCCGCGCGCTGGTCGTCGGCGGCAAAGTTGTCGCGGCGATGAAGCGCACCGGCGCAGCCGATGATTTCCGCTCAAACCTGCATCGCGGCGGCAGCGCTCAAGTGATCAAGATCACGCCGGAAGAACGCTCCACGGCTGTTAGGGCGGCCAAGCATATGGGCCTGAATGTCTGCGGCGTGGATATGCTGCGCAGCAATCATGGGCCGGTGATTATGGAAGTGAACTCGTCGCCCGGACTGGAAGGGATCGAAACGGCAACCGGCAAAGATGTGGCCGGGCAGATCATCGATTTCATCGCCGGCAATGCCAAAGCCGGCGCGACCAAGACCAAGGGCAAAGGGTAA
- the ccmA gene encoding heme ABC exporter ATP-binding protein CcmA, with the protein MQGSHAPSLVANKLACRRGDRLLFRGLSFELGVGEALHITGANGTGKTTLIRALAGLTTPYAGEVTNEGAMGLLDERTGIDPDQPLGKALEFWQRIDGCSDPSGALKVLGLEPLLDVPVRYLSTGQRKRAGLAALLNREVPIWLLDEPLSGLDAAAIEQVTALIALHIGGGGIALIASHQSLAIDGLRSLAIEDFAAMDEPA; encoded by the coding sequence ATGCAAGGTTCTCACGCTCCATCGCTTGTCGCAAACAAACTGGCATGCCGCCGCGGCGACCGGCTGCTGTTTCGCGGGTTGTCGTTTGAACTGGGCGTGGGAGAGGCGCTGCATATCACCGGCGCGAATGGCACTGGCAAGACCACCTTGATCCGCGCGCTGGCGGGCCTGACTACCCCGTATGCAGGCGAGGTCACGAACGAAGGCGCGATGGGTTTGCTGGATGAACGCACCGGCATCGATCCAGATCAACCACTCGGGAAAGCGCTGGAGTTTTGGCAGCGAATTGACGGATGCAGCGATCCTTCGGGCGCACTTAAAGTGCTCGGGCTGGAGCCGCTGCTGGATGTGCCCGTGCGGTATCTTTCGACGGGCCAACGCAAGCGGGCGGGCCTCGCTGCGCTGCTCAATCGCGAAGTGCCGATCTGGTTGCTAGATGAGCCTTTGAGCGGGCTGGATGCGGCGGCGATTGAGCAAGTCACCGCGCTCATCGCGCTGCACATCGGCGGCGGCGGTATCGCGCTAATCGCGTCGCACCAAAGCCTTGCGATTGACGGTCTGCGCAGCCTCGCGATTGAAGACTTCGCTGCGATGGATGAACCAGCATGA
- a CDS encoding ABC-F family ATP-binding cassette domain-containing protein — translation MLTIDDITVRLGGRSILEHASAAIPDGARVGLIGRNGAGKSTLMKALIGEIEPDEGAITKSSKLRLGYIAQEAPSGNATPEEVVLAADTERAALLEESETCTDMDRLGDVHERLLAIDAYSAPSRAARILIGLGFDEEMQRQPLDSFSGGWKMRVALGALLFSQPDILLLDEPSNHLDLEATLWLENFLKSYPATLLVISHERDLLNKVADHILHLQGGRLTLYPGGYDSFEKQRAERAAQLESAKAAQDAQRARLQDYVARNSARASTAKQAQSRAKMLAKMQPIAALMEDPSLSFDFPSPSQLKPPMITMDMAAVGYTKDVPILKRVSLRIEPDDRIALLGRNGNGKTTLARLLAAQLPLMEGEVNAPGKMKVGYFTQYQVEELSGDETPLEHMTHAMEGMPPGKVREQLGRFGFSGNRATQKVAKLSGGERARLALALITRDAPHLLILDEPTNHLDVDAREALVQALNDYNGAVILISHDRHMVELSADRLVLVDEGTAKEFSGSMEDYIDFVLGLNQPKKERGEKPEKGKRGKSSKEKAAIRSIRADVTRTEKAMAKLQADCTAIDQAMYEPVNAAKHLADKSMSELLSMRSELSDELDTVEAEWMDFSEKLEAAETA, via the coding sequence ATGCTAACCATCGATGATATTACTGTCCGGCTTGGCGGCCGCTCGATCCTGGAACATGCCAGCGCCGCAATTCCGGATGGCGCGCGGGTCGGTCTGATCGGCCGCAATGGCGCGGGCAAATCAACATTGATGAAGGCCTTGATCGGCGAGATTGAGCCGGATGAAGGCGCGATCACGAAGTCATCCAAACTGCGCCTAGGCTATATCGCGCAGGAAGCGCCGAGCGGAAATGCGACACCCGAAGAGGTTGTTCTGGCCGCCGATACGGAACGCGCGGCGCTGCTGGAGGAATCCGAAACCTGCACCGACATGGACAGGCTCGGCGATGTACATGAGCGGCTGCTGGCGATTGATGCCTACAGCGCTCCGTCCCGCGCGGCTCGCATCCTGATCGGCCTCGGCTTTGACGAAGAGATGCAGCGCCAGCCGCTCGACAGTTTCTCCGGCGGGTGGAAGATGCGGGTGGCATTGGGCGCGCTCCTGTTTTCACAACCTGACATCCTGCTGCTCGACGAGCCATCGAACCACCTCGATCTCGAAGCGACCTTGTGGTTGGAGAATTTCCTCAAAAGCTATCCCGCCACACTGCTCGTCATCAGCCACGAACGCGATCTGCTCAACAAGGTTGCCGACCATATTTTGCACCTGCAAGGCGGGCGGTTGACCTTGTATCCCGGCGGCTACGACAGCTTTGAAAAACAACGCGCCGAACGCGCCGCTCAGCTTGAATCCGCAAAAGCTGCGCAGGACGCCCAGCGCGCCCGGCTTCAAGACTACGTCGCCCGCAACAGCGCCCGCGCCTCAACCGCCAAGCAAGCCCAATCCCGCGCCAAGATGCTGGCGAAGATGCAGCCCATCGCCGCGCTGATGGAAGATCCCTCGCTCAGCTTTGATTTTCCAAGCCCCAGCCAGCTGAAACCGCCGATGATCACAATGGATATGGCGGCGGTTGGTTACACAAAGGACGTGCCGATCCTGAAACGGGTTAGCCTGCGGATTGAGCCGGATGACCGGATCGCGCTGCTCGGGCGCAACGGCAACGGCAAAACAACTTTGGCGCGCTTGCTCGCCGCCCAGCTTCCCCTGATGGAAGGCGAAGTGAACGCTCCGGGCAAGATGAAGGTCGGTTACTTCACCCAGTATCAGGTGGAAGAACTCTCAGGCGACGAAACCCCGCTGGAACATATGACCCACGCGATGGAGGGCATGCCGCCGGGCAAGGTTCGCGAGCAGTTGGGCCGCTTTGGTTTCTCCGGCAACCGCGCGACGCAAAAGGTCGCCAAGCTATCGGGCGGCGAACGCGCCCGCCTCGCGCTTGCCCTGATCACCCGCGACGCGCCGCATCTGCTTATCCTCGATGAGCCGACCAACCACTTGGATGTCGATGCCCGCGAAGCCCTCGTTCAAGCGCTTAACGACTATAACGGCGCCGTCATCCTGATCAGCCACGACCGGCATATGGTCGAACTCAGCGCAGACAGGCTGGTGCTGGTGGACGAAGGCACGGCCAAGGAATTCTCCGGCAGCATGGAGGATTACATCGACTTCGTTCTGGGCCTGAACCAGCCGAAGAAAGAGCGGGGCGAAAAGCCTGAAAAAGGGAAGCGCGGCAAATCCTCCAAGGAAAAAGCCGCCATCCGCAGCATTCGCGCCGACGTGACCCGCACCGAAAAAGCGATGGCCAAACTACAGGCCGATTGTACCGCGATTGATCAGGCGATGTACGAACCGGTCAACGCCGCCAAGCACCTCGCCGATAAAAGCATGAGCGAACTGCTCTCCATGCGCTCCGAATTGTCCGACGAATTGGACACGGTCGAAGCGGAATGGATGGACTTCAGCGAAAAATTGGAAGCCGCAGAAACGGCCTGA
- a CDS encoding SDR family oxidoreductase, which translates to MSATEPRRSIFITGGASGIGRATARYFGERGWFVGIADINEAGMEDTLGLISGGFTYMHKLDVRDRAAWDTALEAFSTAAGGRIDAMVNNAGIGTGGPLAELETEEIDRCLDINLRGVLYGAQAVYPYLQKTAPGSALVNIASAAGISGGTGMSVYSATKFAVRGIAESLDAEWAPEGIKSCSICPSFIETPLLDGTGNRKSNEDVRSRVQASGLEITPVEEVAETIWKAVHGDDLHYLVGKTAKKLNFAKRWMPGKVRKQNREGAALLGK; encoded by the coding sequence ATGAGCGCCACAGAACCGCGCCGCAGCATTTTCATTACGGGCGGTGCCTCCGGCATTGGCCGCGCCACTGCGCGCTATTTTGGCGAGCGCGGCTGGTTTGTCGGGATTGCCGACATCAACGAAGCGGGGATGGAAGATACGCTCGGCCTGATCTCGGGCGGCTTTACCTACATGCACAAGCTCGACGTGCGAGATCGCGCCGCGTGGGACACCGCGCTGGAAGCGTTTTCGACCGCTGCGGGTGGACGGATTGACGCGATGGTCAACAATGCCGGTATCGGCACCGGCGGCCCGCTGGCAGAGCTTGAAACCGAGGAGATCGATCGCTGCCTCGACATCAATCTGCGCGGGGTGCTTTACGGTGCGCAAGCTGTCTATCCCTACCTGCAAAAGACCGCTCCCGGTTCGGCGCTCGTCAACATCGCCAGCGCGGCGGGCATTTCCGGCGGCACTGGCATGAGCGTTTACAGCGCGACCAAATTCGCTGTGCGCGGCATCGCCGAAAGCCTAGATGCGGAATGGGCACCGGAGGGTATCAAGTCCTGCTCGATCTGCCCCAGCTTTATCGAAACGCCGCTGCTCGATGGGACCGGCAATCGCAAATCTAACGAAGATGTGCGCAGCCGCGTTCAAGCCTCTGGTCTGGAGATCACGCCTGTCGAAGAGGTAGCCGAGACGATCTGGAAAGCTGTCCACGGCGATGATCTGCACTATCTCGTCGGCAAGACTGCCAAGAAACTGAACTTCGCCAAGCGCTGGATGCCGGGCAAAGTGCGCAAACAGAACCGCGAAGGCGCGGCACTCCTCGGTAAGTAG
- a CDS encoding S9 family peptidase, which produces MTAIDQFPLIPRDALFGNPTRAQGKISPDGTWLSWLAPVDGTLNIWLAPRDNPDDAKAITSSTDRPIRDHFWAPDGKSVGYIQDKGGDENFLLYRIDIASGEEICLTPFEETRVQIVGSSETILDEVLVGLNNRDPQFHDVHRLNLNTGALELVYENNGFAGFMADDSLSLRMAFQQNEAGGTDFFRFAGGEVEAEPFESTEMEDAMTTSPSGYTVDGSILYWMDSRGRNTAALYAQDTATGERTLIAEDDKADISGAMQNPKTGEIQAYAVNYLKTEWTAIDPEIKASLDWLGTQFDGKYGLMSRTEDDRTWIVWNDPVSEPIAAHIYDRDAGTLTPFYVARPELEGTPLQPLHPIEITSRDGLTLPSYLTLPAGSDADGSGRPSAPVPMVLLVHGGPWARDGYGFNSTHQMLANRGYAVLSVNFRGSTGFGKDFLNAANLEWGLKMHDDLIDAVDWAVAEGIAIKNKVAIMGGSYGGYATLAGLAFTPDVFACGVDIVGPSNLETLLGTIPPYWAPMVKIFHERMGNPETEEGLALLKAASPLYKADQIIKPLLIAQGANDPRVKQDESDQIVGAMKDAGIPVTYVLYPDEGHGFAKPANSISFFAVAENFLAACIGGRAEPLGDVLKPSTAEIVEGEDHVKGLKAALS; this is translated from the coding sequence ATGACTGCTATCGACCAATTTCCGCTGATCCCGCGCGATGCCTTGTTCGGCAATCCGACCCGCGCCCAAGGCAAGATCAGCCCCGATGGCACATGGCTCAGCTGGCTCGCGCCGGTGGATGGCACGCTCAATATCTGGTTGGCCCCGCGCGATAACCCCGATGATGCGAAGGCGATCACTTCGTCCACCGATCGCCCGATCCGCGACCATTTCTGGGCACCTGATGGCAAAAGCGTCGGCTATATTCAGGACAAAGGCGGGGATGAGAATTTCCTGCTCTACCGCATCGATATTGCCAGCGGCGAGGAGATTTGCCTGACCCCGTTTGAAGAAACGCGGGTGCAGATTGTCGGGTCGTCGGAAACCATTCTGGATGAAGTGCTCGTCGGCCTGAACAATCGCGATCCGCAGTTTCATGATGTTCACCGGCTTAACCTCAACACTGGCGCGCTTGAGCTGGTTTACGAGAACAACGGCTTTGCCGGCTTTATGGCCGATGACAGTTTGAGCCTGCGCATGGCGTTTCAGCAGAATGAGGCAGGCGGCACCGACTTCTTCCGGTTTGCGGGTGGCGAAGTCGAGGCCGAGCCGTTCGAAAGCACCGAAATGGAGGACGCGATGACCACATCGCCCTCCGGCTACACGGTAGATGGCTCAATCCTCTATTGGATGGACAGCCGCGGCCGCAACACCGCCGCGCTTTATGCTCAGGATACCGCGACCGGGGAACGCACCCTGATCGCGGAAGACGACAAAGCCGATATCAGCGGTGCGATGCAAAATCCGAAAACCGGCGAGATACAGGCCTATGCCGTCAACTATCTCAAGACAGAATGGACCGCGATTGATCCGGAGATAAAGGCTTCGCTCGATTGGCTCGGTACGCAGTTTGATGGCAAATACGGCCTTATGAGCCGGACCGAGGATGATCGCACATGGATTGTCTGGAATGATCCGGTGAGCGAGCCGATTGCCGCCCATATTTATGACCGCGATGCGGGCACTCTGACGCCGTTCTATGTCGCGCGGCCAGAGTTGGAAGGCACGCCTCTGCAGCCACTCCACCCGATCGAAATTACCAGCCGCGACGGGCTGACTCTGCCTTCCTACCTCACCCTGCCCGCCGGCAGCGATGCAGATGGCTCTGGCCGTCCTTCCGCGCCGGTGCCGATGGTGCTGCTCGTCCATGGCGGTCCGTGGGCGCGCGATGGATACGGGTTCAATTCCACGCACCAGATGCTCGCCAATCGCGGCTATGCGGTGTTGTCTGTGAATTTCCGCGGCTCAACCGGCTTCGGCAAAGATTTCCTAAACGCGGCGAACCTCGAATGGGGTTTGAAAATGCACGACGATCTGATCGATGCCGTGGATTGGGCCGTGGCAGAAGGCATCGCGATCAAGAACAAGGTCGCGATCATGGGCGGCTCCTATGGCGGCTACGCAACGCTGGCGGGACTTGCCTTTACACCGGACGTGTTCGCATGCGGCGTCGATATTGTCGGCCCATCCAACCTTGAGACCTTGCTCGGCACGATCCCCCCATACTGGGCGCCGATGGTGAAGATTTTCCACGAGCGGATGGGCAATCCAGAAACCGAAGAAGGTCTCGCGCTGCTGAAAGCCGCGAGCCCGCTCTACAAGGCCGATCAGATCATCAAGCCGCTGCTGATTGCGCAAGGCGCGAACGACCCACGCGTGAAGCAGGATGAAAGCGACCAGATCGTCGGTGCGATGAAGGATGCCGGTATTCCGGTCACTTACGTGCTCTATCCCGATGAAGGCCACGGCTTTGCCAAGCCTGCGAACTCCATCTCCTTCTTTGCCGTGGCCGAGAATTTCCTTGCCGCATGCATCGGCGGGCGGGCGGAGCCTTTGGGCGATGTGCTGAAGCCTTCGACCGCCGAAATCGTCGAAGGCGAGGATCACGTGAAGGGGCTCAAAGCCGCTTTGAGCTGA
- the map gene encoding type I methionyl aminopeptidase has translation MTEYQLVESTDTVYRDGTIKLHTEEGFDGMRKAGRLAATILDEVADLVVPGVTTAQIDDRVREMTLDAGAVPATLGYRGYAHSCCISINHVICHGIPSDKVLKEGDILNVDVTPLLDGWHGDTSRMFYAGEPSIKAKRLVDVTYECLMLGIEAAGKPGARLGDIGAAIEAHAKQFRYGVVREFCGHGLGRLFHDAPEVVHAAKAGTGPELKPGMFFTIEPMINLGKPWAKVLGDGWTAVTRDKSLSAQFEHSLAITDDGVEIFTKSPTGRDKPPYG, from the coding sequence ATGACTGAATATCAACTCGTAGAGTCCACCGACACCGTTTACCGCGACGGCACGATCAAGCTGCACACCGAAGAAGGCTTCGATGGGATGCGCAAGGCAGGCCGCCTTGCCGCGACGATCCTTGACGAAGTCGCCGATCTGGTGGTGCCGGGCGTAACAACTGCGCAAATTGATGATCGCGTGCGCGAAATGACGCTGGATGCAGGCGCGGTGCCCGCGACGCTCGGCTATCGCGGCTATGCGCATTCCTGCTGTATCTCGATCAATCATGTGATCTGCCACGGTATTCCGTCGGATAAAGTGCTGAAAGAGGGCGATATCCTCAACGTGGATGTGACCCCGCTGCTGGATGGTTGGCACGGCGACACGAGCCGCATGTTCTATGCAGGCGAACCGTCGATCAAAGCCAAGCGGCTGGTCGATGTGACATACGAATGCCTGATGCTGGGTATCGAAGCGGCGGGCAAACCGGGCGCGCGGCTGGGCGATATTGGCGCAGCGATTGAGGCGCACGCGAAACAGTTCCGTTACGGCGTGGTGCGCGAATTTTGCGGGCATGGTCTGGGCCGGTTGTTCCACGATGCGCCCGAAGTGGTGCACGCAGCAAAGGCAGGCACGGGGCCGGAGCTGAAACCCGGCATGTTCTTCACCATCGAGCCGATGATCAACCTCGGCAAGCCATGGGCCAAAGTGCTGGGCGACGGCTGGACCGCCGTAACGCGCGACAAGTCGCTATCCGCACAGTTCGAGCATTCACTGGCGATCACCGACGATGGCGTGGAGATTTTCACGAAAAGCCCGACGGGACGGGATAAGCCGCCTTATGGCTGA
- a CDS encoding DUF4163 domain-containing protein, whose protein sequence is MMIKHMLAGAATLALAACSSPEDVGEETGVETPDAAANADATPPAPPETPDKPIAGRVTYENNSKGDAGGERGSREFSYSWPGEVAEIPALAAELEKQRDKQLAEQKEWWAEALADCPADSASCRNLSFELSWDVVADLPRFLSLSSGFYMYTGGAHGNSGRGSIVWDREAEASIEPKEMFASLDSLDAAIGDTACTMLNKERAKRRGEPVTQSDGEWPDQCVTMDETVLFIGSSNGAKFDRLGVYYAPYIAGAYAEGDFEFTLPVTQAVISALKPEYREAFSAK, encoded by the coding sequence ATGATGATCAAACATATGCTTGCAGGGGCCGCGACATTGGCATTGGCGGCGTGTTCCTCTCCCGAAGATGTTGGCGAGGAAACGGGCGTCGAAACACCCGATGCCGCTGCGAATGCTGATGCAACTCCGCCCGCGCCGCCGGAAACGCCGGATAAGCCAATCGCCGGAAGAGTGACGTACGAAAATAACTCCAAGGGAGACGCTGGCGGCGAAAGAGGTTCACGCGAGTTTTCCTATTCCTGGCCCGGCGAAGTCGCCGAAATCCCTGCTTTGGCAGCAGAGCTGGAGAAGCAGCGCGATAAACAGCTGGCTGAGCAAAAAGAATGGTGGGCAGAAGCGCTTGCCGATTGCCCGGCTGACTCGGCATCCTGCCGTAACCTTTCATTCGAATTGAGCTGGGACGTCGTTGCCGACTTGCCGCGTTTTCTGAGCCTGTCGAGTGGGTTCTATATGTATACTGGCGGCGCGCATGGCAATTCCGGTCGCGGGTCGATAGTCTGGGACCGGGAAGCGGAGGCTTCGATCGAACCGAAAGAGATGTTTGCGTCTTTGGACAGCCTTGATGCCGCGATCGGCGATACGGCCTGCACCATGCTCAATAAAGAGCGCGCGAAGCGGCGCGGCGAACCGGTTACCCAAAGCGACGGCGAATGGCCTGATCAATGCGTGACGATGGACGAAACCGTGCTGTTCATCGGATCGTCGAATGGTGCAAAGTTTGACCGCCTCGGCGTTTATTACGCGCCATACATTGCGGGCGCATATGCAGAAGGTGATTTCGAATTCACTCTGCCCGTAACGCAGGCGGTTATCAGCGCATTGAAGCCTGAATATCGCGAGGCGTTCTCGGCGAAGTAG
- a CDS encoding RimK/LysX family protein encodes MDNSSPIVGWRELVDLPKLGLSRIPAKVDSGARTSSLHGRVIEEIERDGKQFVRFAVDWDGAEHICEAIHVDIRGITSSNGKTQQRYVIKTPLKIGSIEFRAEISLADRSDMKFPMLIGRSSLRRRFLVDSGYSWLQTASMQTTKGHKP; translated from the coding sequence ATGGATAATTCCTCCCCGATTGTCGGCTGGCGCGAGCTTGTTGACTTGCCGAAACTTGGGCTAAGCAGGATACCAGCCAAAGTTGATAGCGGCGCGCGCACATCCTCGCTGCATGGGCGGGTGATCGAAGAGATCGAGCGGGACGGCAAACAATTCGTCCGCTTTGCGGTCGATTGGGATGGTGCAGAGCACATCTGCGAGGCGATCCATGTCGATATTCGCGGCATCACAAGCTCGAATGGCAAGACGCAGCAACGCTATGTCATCAAGACGCCGCTTAAAATCGGTAGCATCGAATTCCGGGCCGAGATCAGCCTCGCTGATCGGTCGGATATGAAATTCCCCATGCTTATCGGGCGGTCCTCGCTGCGGCGGCGTTTTCTGGTCGATAGCGGGTATTCCTGGCTGCAGACCGCAAGCATGCAAACCACCAAAGGGCACAAGCCATGA
- a CDS encoding SDR family oxidoreductase has protein sequence MTTGEPTRSIFITGGASGIGRAVAVFFAERGWFVGIADVDEAGMAETLSMITSGRASTHTLDVRFRDQWDTALADFAKAAGGRIDVVFNNAGIGDGGPLVDQDADELTRMLDINMKGVIFGAQASHKYLVETAPGSVLLNTASLAGIIGAPGLAAYCATKWAVRGLTESLDAEWADDGIKVSALCPGFIDTPIIGKVQKDSNLTAKEALAEAGVEISPVDIVPGVVWQAVHGDDLHYTVGKMAKRMRLMKRWLPGVLRKEMRSRGVGVEL, from the coding sequence ATGACCACAGGCGAACCCACTCGTTCCATCTTCATCACCGGCGGCGCATCGGGCATTGGCCGCGCGGTTGCGGTGTTTTTTGCTGAGCGCGGCTGGTTTGTCGGCATCGCGGATGTGGACGAAGCGGGCATGGCGGAAACGCTGTCTATGATCACCAGCGGCAGAGCCTCCACCCATACGCTCGATGTGCGTTTCCGCGATCAATGGGACACGGCGCTGGCCGATTTTGCGAAAGCCGCTGGCGGGCGCATCGATGTTGTCTTCAACAATGCCGGTATCGGCGATGGCGGCCCGCTCGTGGATCAGGACGCAGACGAGCTGACCCGCATGCTCGATATCAATATGAAAGGCGTGATCTTCGGCGCGCAGGCCTCGCACAAATACCTCGTTGAAACCGCGCCGGGTTCTGTGCTGCTCAACACCGCCAGCCTCGCCGGCATTATCGGCGCACCTGGCCTTGCGGCCTATTGCGCAACCAAATGGGCCGTGCGCGGGCTCACAGAAAGTCTGGACGCGGAATGGGCCGATGACGGGATCAAAGTCTCTGCGCTGTGCCCCGGATTTATCGACACGCCGATCATCGGGAAGGTTCAGAAGGATTCGAACCTGACCGCCAAAGAGGCTCTGGCCGAAGCAGGCGTCGAAATCTCTCCAGTGGACATCGTGCCCGGCGTCGTTTGGCAGGCCGTCCATGGAGACGATCTGCACTACACCGTCGGAAAGATGGCCAAACGGATGCGTCTTATGAAACGCTGGCTGCCCGGTGTCCTGCGCAAGGAAATGCGCAGCCGCGGTGTCGGGGTCGAGCTTTAG
- a CDS encoding 4a-hydroxytetrahydrobiopterin dehydratase, with the protein MASVTELNEKERATLLADHPEWELTREDKAITRTFQFADFSEAWGFMSRVALLADGQDHHPEWFNVYAKVEITLTTHDAGGLSQRDATMARAIDQLV; encoded by the coding sequence ATGGCCAGTGTCACCGAGCTGAATGAAAAAGAACGCGCCACCCTGCTTGCCGACCATCCCGAATGGGAGCTGACGCGCGAAGACAAAGCGATCACGCGCACGTTCCAGTTTGCCGATTTTTCCGAAGCATGGGGCTTTATGAGCCGCGTTGCCTTGCTCGCCGACGGTCAGGATCACCATCCCGAATGGTTCAACGTTTACGCCAAGGTGGAAATCACGCTGACCACGCATGATGCAGGCGGGTTGTCACAGCGCGATGCTACGATGGCGCGGGCGATTGATCAGCTGGTCTAA